The proteins below are encoded in one region of Bremerella sp. P1:
- a CDS encoding DUF1570 domain-containing protein codes for MPRRRSRICLGLVIVAWALATSNATAQRRVTVPDPRAFGLDIEPGLVLYNVTGNVEFRTEDGEQAVGKIQIAIGQSLVILQPDGRLVTRPISEVKKTDKPFVGMDRKALEKRLQEEHPGFRTFTSRHFIFVYNTSSEFAQGTMRIMESMLPGVMAHAKRQKIDVHDPDVPLVVIMFATEREYKDFAQLPDGVVAYYDTLENHVVMYEKPTQTPFKWDLYIRQAISTISHEGAHQILHNIGVQQRLSRWPMWISEGIAEYYAPTEFGKRMRWKGAGDINDMRMFELESYLKARDATQADGTMVDDTVGAGSLTSTGYASAWALTHYLASRKKIEFDKFMKKVSELRPLEGAIDRGNDGKVSSNQEAFKEYFGDDYAEIEREVVDHLKSQPYDHPLKEFPHVVASVRVNVNNRTYGRANVFHSQTLAAKWQQEQVRKLDATQQQSAQVGMQIFPNRSAAERFASQWLRANN; via the coding sequence ATGCCGCGTCGTCGCTCCCGTATCTGCTTAGGCCTTGTGATCGTTGCCTGGGCATTGGCCACATCGAATGCAACCGCTCAGAGGCGAGTGACCGTACCAGACCCAAGGGCATTCGGACTTGATATCGAGCCTGGCTTGGTGCTTTACAACGTGACCGGCAACGTTGAGTTCCGGACCGAAGATGGCGAACAAGCGGTCGGTAAGATCCAGATCGCAATCGGACAAAGCCTGGTCATCCTACAGCCGGATGGTCGCTTGGTGACTCGCCCTATCAGCGAGGTCAAGAAGACCGATAAGCCGTTCGTGGGTATGGATCGAAAAGCGCTTGAAAAGCGACTTCAGGAAGAGCACCCAGGCTTTCGTACGTTTACTTCTCGGCACTTTATCTTCGTCTACAACACTTCCAGCGAATTTGCCCAGGGCACCATGCGAATCATGGAGTCGATGCTTCCAGGCGTGATGGCCCATGCGAAGCGACAGAAGATCGATGTCCACGATCCCGACGTTCCGCTGGTTGTGATCATGTTCGCGACTGAGCGGGAATACAAAGACTTTGCTCAACTGCCGGACGGCGTGGTCGCCTACTACGATACGCTTGAGAATCACGTCGTGATGTACGAGAAGCCGACGCAAACGCCCTTCAAATGGGATCTCTACATTCGCCAGGCAATTTCCACGATATCGCACGAAGGCGCTCATCAAATCCTTCATAACATCGGAGTTCAGCAGCGTTTGTCCCGCTGGCCTATGTGGATTTCGGAGGGAATCGCCGAGTACTACGCACCGACCGAGTTTGGAAAACGGATGCGTTGGAAAGGGGCAGGGGACATCAACGACATGCGCATGTTTGAGCTGGAGTCGTACCTCAAGGCCCGCGATGCAACTCAGGCCGATGGAACAATGGTTGACGATACGGTGGGAGCCGGCAGTCTGACCTCGACCGGCTACGCTTCGGCATGGGCCCTAACGCATTACCTGGCGTCGCGCAAGAAGATCGAATTCGACAAGTTTATGAAGAAGGTCAGCGAACTTCGGCCCTTGGAAGGAGCGATTGACCGAGGTAACGACGGAAAGGTTTCCAGCAATCAGGAAGCCTTCAAGGAGTACTTTGGCGATGACTATGCCGAGATCGAGCGAGAAGTCGTCGATCATCTCAAGTCTCAGCCGTATGACCACCCGCTGAAAGAGTTCCCCCATGTGGTGGCGTCGGTCCGGGTTAATGTCAACAATCGCACCTATGGCCGGGCAAATGTCTTCCATAGCCAAACTTTGGCGGCAAAGTGGCAGCAGGAGCAGGTGCGTAAACTCGATGCCACCCAGCAGCAAAGTGCCCAGGTTGGCATGCAGATTTTCCCCAATCGCTCGGCCGCCGAACGCTTCGCATCGCAATGGTTACGTGCGAACAACTAA